From the genome of Gemmobacter aquarius:
TTGCGCGCCAGACGCTGGATGCGCAGGGCCAAATCGTCGGGGTCGGTGATTTCGGGCAGATCGATCACCACGCTGTCGAAATCCTCGTGCTCGTGGTCATCCTCGCCGTCGTGATGGCTGGGGCGCGCGGCGATGTCATCCTCGGCAGCGGCGTTAAGGCCCAGGATGAGGCGCGGGTCGATCCGGCCATCCGTCACAGGCAGGATCGCCACCTTGCGCGACATCTCGGCCTCGATCACGCCGCGGGCGGCGGTCAGCCCCACCTCGCCTGCCAGATCGGCCTTGGTCAGCAGGATCAAGTCGGCGCACAGGATCTGATCCTCGAACACCTCGGACAGGGGGGTTTCGTGGTCGATGCTGTCATCCGCAGCACGTTGCGCATCCACCGCCGCCACATCGGGGGCGAAGCGCCCGGCTGCCACCGCCTCGGCATCGGCCAGGCCAATCACGCCGTCAACGGTGATCCTTGACCGGATCGCGGGCCAGTCGAACGCCTTGAGAAGCGGTTTCGGCAGTGCAAGGCCCGAGGTTTCGATGAGGATGTGATCAGGGCGCACCGGCATTGCCATCAGCGCCTCGATCGTGGGGATGAAATCATCGGCCACGGTGCAGCAGATACAGCCATTGGCCAGCTCGACGATGTTTTCCACCGGGCAGTTTTCATCGGCGCAGGATTTCAGGATGTCGCCATCCACCCCCACCGTGCCGAACTCGTTGACCAGGATCGCCAGACGCTTGCCTTGCGGGTTTTGCATCAGGTGGCGGATCAGCGTGGTCTTGCCTGCCCCCAGAAAGCCGGTGATGACGGTGACGGGGATTTTGGTCAGGTCGGTCATGGATCAGGTCTCCAGCGGGGGAATGCGGGCAAGCGTTTGCTTGCGAAAGATGGTGGGGCGGTCGCGCCAGGGCACGATACCATCGGCAGAGCCGGCAAACAGCCCGGCCCCGCGCAGGATTTCGGGCACGTCATCGGTGGTCATCCGGCCATAGACATAAGACCAGCCGCCTGCTTTGCTGAGCGCGATCGCACAACCATGATCGCAGGCCGACAGACATTCCACCGCGCGCAGGGTCACGCCGTCGGGCAGGCCCGACTGCGCGACCGTGTCAAACAGGGTTTGACCGGGGGCGGTTTGCCCGTCGGGCAGCGGCTGACCAGCGCGGCAGGTGGTGCAGACATGCAAGACAGTCGTCATGGCCTCTCCCGTAAGTGTCGCACGGGGCAGCCTGCGGCATGGGCGTGATGCGCCCAAACTCCGAAGGTCGCGGAACACCCCGTCCGCGCGTTTCAGTTCTGGAGCTGGCAGGTCTCCCGGCTTGCGGATCTCAAGGCGGGCGCAAGGCCTGCCCCGGCGGGCTGCCCGTCTTCCCGAACCTTGCGGCCAGTGACGTGGGGCAGACCTTTCCGGTCACGGTCGCGGGGGCGGCTGCGCTTGGGGTTGCGGCAAGGCGTGCCGCAAATCCTGTCGCATTCCCTTTTCACCTGTCCTAAGACAGGCACCAACTCCTTCATGCCGTAGTCTGCCACAAGGATTGCGCTGTCAAGAACAAGGAAACGTCTCGATGTCCGCCACAAACGACACCTCCACCGAAGGCCCGGGGCCCGGTCAGGCCGACGATCTGGCCCGCCACGCAAGCAAGATGGCCAAGAAAAAGGCCGCCCGCGACAAGATCATGGCTGGAAAAGCAGGCGAACGCGGGCTTTTGATCGTGCATACCGGGGCGGGCAAGGGCAAATCCTCGTCCGGGTTCGGCATGGTCTTGCGCTGCATCGCACATGGGATGCCCTGCGCCGTGGTGCAGTTCATCAAGGGCGCCTGGGACACCGGCGAGCGGCGCCTGATCGAGGGTCATTTCAGCGCCCTGTGCCAGTTTCACGCGATGGGCGAAGGCTTTACCTGGGAAACCCAGGACAAGGCCCGCGACATCGCCGCCGCCCGCGCCGGTTGGGAAAAGGCCAAGGAGCTGATCCGCAACCCCGATATCCGCTTTGTGCTGCTGGACGAGATCAACATCGCCCTGCGCTATGATTACCTTGATCTTGACGAGGTGCTGGCCTTCTTGCGCGCGGAAAAGCCGCCGCTGACCCATGTCTGCCTGACCGGGCGAAACGCCAAGGACGCATTGATCGAGGCCGCCGATCTGGTAACCGAGATGACGCTGATCAAGCATCCGTTCCGGTCGGGCATAAAAGCCCAGCCGGGGGTGGAGTTCTGACGCGATGCCCGCGCTGATGATCCAGGGCTGCGGGTCGAACGTCGGCAAGTCGATGCTGGTGGCAGGACTGTGTCGCGCGGCGGTGCGGCGCGGGCTGTCGGTCGCGCCGTTCAAGCCGCAGAACATGTCGAACAATGCCGCCGTCACCGCCGATGGCGGCGAGATCGGCCGCGCGCAGGCATTGCAGGCGATAGCCTGCGGGCTGGAGCCGGTGACCGACATGAACCCGGTGCTTCTCAAGCCCGAGTCCGAGGTGGGCGCGCAGGTGATCGTGCAGGGCAAGCGGCTGACGACCGCGCGGGCGCGCGATTATGCGGCGCTGAAACCGCAGTTGATGGGGGCGGTGCTGGACAGCTTCCATCGCTTGCGCGGGGCGCATGATCTGATGATCGTCGAAGGCGCGGGCAGCCCGGCAGAGGTGAACCTGCGCGCGGGCGACATTGCCAACATGGGCTTTGCCCGCGCCGCCGATGTGCCGGTGGTTCTGGTCGGCGACATTGACCGAGGCGGGGTGATCGCGCAGATCGTGGGCACGCAGGCGGTGATCGACGCGGGCGATGCGGGAATGGTTGCGGGGTTTGTCATCAACAAGTTTCGCGGTGATCCGCGATTGTTCGACGACGGCTATGCCTTCATTCAGGCGCGCACCGGCTGGCGCGGCTTTGGCGTGGTGCCGTGGTTTTCCAAGGCCCATCTCCTGCCCGCCGAAGATGCACAGGACATCGGGTCAAGCCCGCGCGGTCTTGGCGGCAATGACGCCGTGACCATCGCCGCGCTCTGCTTTTCCCGTATCGCCAATTTCGACGACCTTGATCCGCTCAAGGCAGAACCGGGGGTCAATCTGGTGATGGTGCAACCCGGGCAGGCCATTCCCGGAGACGCACGGCTCGTGATCCTGCCCGGGTCGAAATCGACGCGCGGTGATCTGGCGTTTCTGCGGGCGCAGGGCTGGGATGTGGATGTGGCCGCCCATATCCGGCGCGGCGGGCATGTGCTGGGCATCTGCGGCGGCTATCAGATGCTTGGCCAGTCAATTGCCGACCCCGACGGCATCGAGGGCCCTGCCGGAGAAACGCCCGGCCTTGGCCTGCTTGACGTGCATACCCTGATGACCCCCGACAAGCGTTTGTCGCGGGTGCGCGGCTGCCATTTGGCCAGCGGCCAGCCCATAGAGGGGTATGAGATCCATATCGGGCGCACCAGCGGCCCTGATCGCGCCCGCCCTTTGCCCGGATCGACGGCCGCCCCGAGGGCGCGATCCATGTCCAAGGGCGCATCAGTGGCACCTATCTGCACGGCATGTTCCAGTCGGATGGCTTTCGCGCGGCGTTTCTTGCGGGTCTGGGGATCGACGCCGCCGGTCGCAGCCACAGCGCCGAGGTCGAGGCGACGCTTGACCTGCTAGCCGACCATCTGGAAACCCATTTGGACGTGCCGGGCCTGCTGGCGTTGGCACGTTAGGGCCGCAGGTCCTGCGAAAGGCGGTCCCACTCCGGCTCAGGTCCCGGCAGGCCCAGCCGAAGCAGGCAGCCCGACCAGGGGAAGATCCGGCTCCAGATCCTGTGGCGCGCCAGCCGGTGCTGCGCGGCTTCTGCGTCGGGCGTCTCATAAAGACGGAACAGCGTTGTGCCCCCGCTATCTTCCAACCCGCCACCCGGGCCAGATCATCGGCGCGGCCAGCGTCTAGTGCCAACTGCGCGCGCATTGCATCCGCCCAGCCCGTATCGGAGATCGCCTGCCGTCCGATCTCGATTGCCGGGCCAGAGACGGCCCAAGGCCCAGCCATCCGCGCCAGCGCCGCAATGTCGCTATCGGCCCCAAAG
Proteins encoded in this window:
- a CDS encoding DUF1636 family protein, with translation MTTVLHVCTTCRAGQPLPDGQTAPGQTLFDTVAQSGLPDGVTLRAVECLSACDHGCAIALSKAGGWSYVYGRMTTDDVPEILRGAGLFAGSADGIVPWRDRPTIFRKQTLARIPPLET
- the cobW gene encoding cobalamin biosynthesis protein CobW, translating into MTDLTKIPVTVITGFLGAGKTTLIRHLMQNPQGKRLAILVNEFGTVGVDGDILKSCADENCPVENIVELANGCICCTVADDFIPTIEALMAMPVRPDHILIETSGLALPKPLLKAFDWPAIRSRITVDGVIGLADAEAVAAGRFAPDVAAVDAQRAADDSIDHETPLSEVFEDQILCADLILLTKADLAGEVGLTAARGVIEAEMSRKVAILPVTDGRIDPRLILGLNAAAEDDIAARPSHHDGEDDHEHEDFDSVVIDLPEITDPDDLALRIQRLARNQHILRVKGHVAVTGKPMRLLVQAVGERVRHQYDRPWGDGPRQSRLVVIAEHHHIDPAAIRAALEA
- the cobO gene encoding cob(I)yrinic acid a,c-diamide adenosyltransferase; protein product: MSATNDTSTEGPGPGQADDLARHASKMAKKKAARDKIMAGKAGERGLLIVHTGAGKGKSSSGFGMVLRCIAHGMPCAVVQFIKGAWDTGERRLIEGHFSALCQFHAMGEGFTWETQDKARDIAAARAGWEKAKELIRNPDIRFVLLDEINIALRYDYLDLDEVLAFLRAEKPPLTHVCLTGRNAKDALIEAADLVTEMTLIKHPFRSGIKAQPGVEF